In bacterium, one genomic interval encodes:
- the rpsO gene encoding 30S ribosomal protein S15 — protein sequence MLESEIKKDLMKKFGRHEKDTGSPEVQIAILTKRIEVLNEHFKKHKKDFNSRRGFLKLIGKRRKLLRYLQQIDPEKYSKVINELNLRK from the coding sequence ATGCTTGAAAGTGAGATAAAAAAAGATTTGATGAAAAAATTTGGAAGACATGAAAAAGATACAGGTTCTCCAGAGGTGCAAATTGCTATTCTTACAAAAAGAATTGAAGTATTAAATGAACATTTTAAAAAGCACAAAAAAGATTTTAATTCCAGAAGAGGATTTTTAAAATTGATTGGAAAAAGAAGAAAGTTGCTAAGATATCTCCAGCAGATAGACCCGGAAAAATATTCAAAAGTA
- the hisS gene encoding histidine--tRNA ligase, with translation MENFIKLRGMRDILPEEIEIWKKIEKTFIEVSELFGFGEIRIPVLESKALFEKGIGTDTDIVMKEMYEFKDKKGRDIALRPEGTASVVRAYIENKIYEKKKIARFYYLGPMFRYDRPQKGRYRQFYQFGVESFGGKSPYFDGEVIQILSIVFEKLMIENFVFLINSLGCKNCKNEYVEIIKSYFEENFDKFCDDCKLRIRRNPLRVFDCKNNLCKYAIEKLPSIIDYLCNDCKKHFDILINLLKKFNVNFEINPKLVRGLDYYTKTVFEVLDKNENIAIAGGGRYDNLVKEMGGPDIPAVGFAAGIDRIVPLLNSKQIEKKEIIYCIFLGENARIKGFEIMKNLIDNEIRVESDYEDRPIGEYLRIANKSGKKWCIILGENEIKKGVIILKNMETGFQEEINEKDIVNIIKEKIK, from the coding sequence ATGGAAAATTTTATAAAATTGAGAGGAATGCGAGATATTTTGCCGGAAGAAATTGAGATATGGAAGAAAATTGAAAAAACATTTATTGAGGTAAGTGAGTTATTTGGTTTTGGAGAGATAAGAATTCCTGTTTTAGAAAGTAAGGCCTTATTTGAGAAGGGAATTGGTACAGATACAGATATAGTTATGAAGGAAATGTATGAATTTAAAGATAAAAAAGGAAGAGATATTGCTTTAAGGCCTGAAGGAACTGCTTCTGTTGTCAGAGCATATATTGAAAATAAAATTTATGAAAAGAAAAAAATTGCAAGATTTTATTATCTTGGTCCTATGTTCAGGTATGATAGACCTCAGAAAGGAAGATACAGACAGTTTTATCAGTTCGGTGTAGAAAGTTTTGGTGGAAAAAGTCCATATTTTGATGGAGAAGTAATACAAATACTGAGTATTGTTTTTGAAAAACTTATGATTGAAAATTTTGTATTTCTTATAAACTCTCTCGGATGCAAAAATTGTAAAAATGAATATGTTGAAATAATAAAAAGTTATTTTGAAGAAAATTTTGATAAATTTTGTGATGATTGTAAATTAAGAATAAGAAGGAATCCGTTAAGAGTTTTTGATTGTAAGAATAACTTGTGTAAGTATGCAATTGAAAAATTGCCCTCTATTATTGATTATTTGTGCAACGATTGTAAAAAACATTTTGATATACTTATAAATTTACTTAAAAAATTTAATGTGAATTTTGAAATTAATCCGAAACTTGTAAGAGGGCTTGATTATTATACTAAAACAGTTTTTGAAGTACTGGATAAAAATGAAAATATAGCAATCGCAGGTGGTGGAAGATATGATAATCTTGTTAAAGAAATGGGTGGACCGGATATTCCGGCTGTTGGTTTTGCTGCAGGTATTGATAGAATAGTTCCGCTTTTAAACTCAAAACAAATTGAAAAAAAGGAAATTATCTATTGTATTTTTCTTGGGGAAAATGCAAGAATAAAAGGTTTTGAAATAATGAAAAATTTGATTGATAACGAAATAAGAGTTGAATCTGACTATGAAGATAGACCAATAGGAGAATATTTGAGGATTGCTAACAAAAGCGGAAAAAAATGGTGTATAATTTTAGGAGAAAATGAGATTAAAAAAGGAGTTATTATTTTAAAAAATATGGAGACAGGTTTTCAGGAAGAAATAAATGAAAAAGATATAGTGAATATTATAAAGGAGAAGATAAAATGA
- the aspS gene encoding aspartate--tRNA ligase, with the protein MIRTHTCGELSRKNVGEKVKLCGWIHSIRDHGNLIFIDLRDRYGITQIVCSQEGISVEKWEKLKEIKNEFVISIEGYVVERPEETINKKIPTGEIEVKLINFEILNTSKILPFEIEGNEKINETLRLKYRYLDMRKPDFQKNLIKRSDFVFHVREFLKKHNFVEIETPILTKSTPEGARDFIVPSRLNPGKFYALPQSPQLFKQILMIGGFDRYYQIAKCFRDEDLRADRQPEFTQIDIEMSFIEENDIITLMENLFKDVIEKTFGIKIEIPFKKITYNEAIEKYGTDAPDMRTNIEFVDLTRIFEKSEIRILNEIIERKGVIKGFFIKDGEKITLKNIEEYNEFVKNAGGNGIGWIRFKNDDIQSPLKKILSENIVNEIKNLSPHKSSNELLLFLGGKRSWVNEILKGLIDRMKDKLIEKKDELSFIWVVDFPLFEYNEEEKRIQSVHHPFTSPKIEDIEILETEPLKVKSRAYDIVLNGIEIGGGSIRINKRELQEKIFKIIGLEENIYLQRFGFLLEALEFGAPPHGGIAIGLDRLVMLLLGEESIRETIAFPKTQKGVCLLTDAPGEVEYNLLKENRIKIDIANE; encoded by the coding sequence ATGATAAGAACTCATACCTGCGGTGAATTATCAAGAAAAAATGTCGGAGAAAAAGTAAAACTTTGTGGTTGGATTCATTCAATCAGGGACCATGGGAATTTAATATTTATTGATTTAAGAGATAGATATGGGATTACTCAGATTGTTTGTTCTCAGGAAGGAATTTCAGTTGAAAAATGGGAAAAATTAAAAGAAATTAAAAATGAGTTTGTTATTTCTATAGAAGGTTATGTTGTTGAAAGACCTGAGGAGACCATAAATAAAAAAATACCTACAGGTGAAATTGAGGTTAAACTTATTAATTTTGAAATTTTAAATACAAGTAAAATTTTACCATTTGAAATTGAAGGAAATGAAAAGATAAATGAAACATTGCGACTTAAATATAGATACCTTGATATGAGAAAACCTGATTTTCAGAAAAATCTTATTAAAAGGTCTGATTTCGTTTTTCATGTAAGAGAATTTTTAAAAAAACATAATTTTGTAGAAATTGAAACTCCGATTCTGACAAAAAGTACTCCGGAAGGTGCGAGAGATTTCATTGTTCCTTCAAGATTGAATCCGGGGAAATTCTACGCTTTGCCACAGTCACCACAACTTTTTAAACAGATTTTAATGATAGGAGGTTTTGATAGGTATTATCAGATAGCAAAGTGTTTCAGGGATGAAGATTTAAGAGCAGATAGACAGCCTGAATTTACACAAATAGATATTGAAATGTCTTTTATAGAAGAAAATGATATTATTACACTGATGGAAAATCTTTTTAAGGATGTAATAGAAAAAACATTTGGAATAAAAATTGAAATTCCATTTAAAAAAATTACTTATAATGAGGCAATAGAAAAATATGGTACAGATGCACCTGATATGAGAACTAACATTGAATTTGTTGATTTAACCAGAATTTTTGAAAAAAGTGAAATAAGGATATTGAATGAAATTATTGAAAGAAAAGGTGTAATTAAAGGTTTTTTTATAAAAGACGGAGAGAAGATTACTTTGAAAAATATTGAGGAATATAATGAATTTGTTAAAAATGCTGGTGGGAACGGAATTGGATGGATAAGATTTAAAAATGATGATATACAAAGTCCACTCAAAAAAATTCTTTCTGAAAATATAGTAAATGAAATTAAAAACTTATCACCTCATAAATCATCCAATGAACTTTTATTATTTCTTGGAGGAAAAAGAAGTTGGGTAAATGAAATACTTAAAGGACTGATTGATAGAATGAAAGATAAATTAATTGAAAAAAAAGATGAACTTTCTTTTATATGGGTTGTTGATTTTCCTCTTTTTGAATACAACGAAGAGGAAAAACGGATTCAATCGGTTCATCATCCTTTTACTTCTCCTAAAATAGAGGATATTGAAATACTTGAAACAGAACCGTTAAAGGTAAAATCAAGAGCATATGATATTGTATTAAATGGTATAGAAATTGGTGGAGGAAGTATAAGAATAAATAAAAGAGAACTTCAGGAAAAGATTTTTAAGATTATAGGACTTGAAGAGAATATTTATTTACAGAGATTTGGATTTTTACTGGAAGCCCTTGAATTTGGTGCTCCACCCCACGGCGGTATTGCTATCGGGCTTGATAGGTTGGTGATGCTTTTACTTGGAGAAGAAAGTATACGGGAAACTATTGCTTTTCCAAAAACCCAGAAAGGAGTTTGTCTTTTAACAGATGCACCGGGTGAAGTGGAATATAATCTTTTAAAGGAAAATAGAATTAAAATTGACATTGCAAATGAATAA
- a CDS encoding LysM peptidoglycan-binding domain-containing protein: MKKLLLFVCSLLLSGCAMYQTKREIEPKKSFEEMVDIKLKQAIAIAETALEISKNAEKLSIEAVNTSNQAKANSEVAIKKVDEAIAATNEVKKFTESEVQKAISAANKASEEAIKAANEASQKAIDKSNEAIKIANEASEKAINMANEASEKAIKASNEASEKSIAVANQTIAEINKLRATIQMKPSEPIIEEEPKSGKYYTIQKGDTLKKIAYKFYNDTSKWYLIYQANKDIIKNPDNLVPGRKIYIP, from the coding sequence ATGAAAAAACTGTTATTATTTGTATGTAGTTTATTATTAAGTGGTTGTGCGATGTATCAAACCAAAAGAGAAATTGAACCAAAAAAATCTTTTGAGGAAATGGTTGATATTAAATTAAAACAGGCAATAGCAATAGCGGAAACAGCACTTGAAATCAGTAAAAATGCTGAAAAATTATCTATAGAAGCAGTTAATACGAGTAATCAGGCAAAGGCAAATTCTGAAGTAGCGATAAAAAAAGTAGATGAAGCAATAGCAGCAACAAATGAAGTTAAAAAATTTACTGAAAGTGAAGTTCAGAAAGCAATAAGTGCAGCAAATAAAGCATCTGAAGAGGCGATTAAGGCTGCAAATGAGGCATCTCAAAAGGCAATTGATAAGTCAAATGAAGCAATAAAAATAGCAAATGAAGCAAGTGAGAAAGCAATAAATATGGCAAATGAAGCAAGTGAAAAAGCAATAAAAGCATCCAATGAAGCAAGTGAAAAATCAATTGCAGTAGCCAATCAAACAATAGCAGAAATTAATAAACTTAGAGCAACTATTCAGATGAAACCATCGGAACCAATTATAGAAGAAGAACCTAAATCAGGTAAATATTATACCATTCAAAAAGGAGATACTTTAAAAAAAATTGCTTATAAGTTTTATAATGATACTTCAAAATGGTATTTGATTTATCAAGCAAATAAAGACATTATAAAAAATCCTGATAATTTAGTACCCGGTAGAAAAATATACATACCCTAA
- a CDS encoding PhoH family protein: MIIKKQIEISNEEAQFLYGIRDENLEFIENLFGIEIFARGNLLTFKGENEKVEKVLELLHEILRNRAKKKFITKSDILMMVRDDKGKEIKDEKTQEKKDSSIWINSKKDFVIPKTSTQKKYVKAIRKYDLVVGIGPAGTGKTYLAVACGIEAIKKGQFQRFILTRPALEAGERLGFLPGDLEEKIKPYLQPIYDALFDLLKYEELRRWQERKIIEIVPLAYMRGRTLSNAFIILDEAQNTSFAQMKMFLTRLGIDSKIVITGDITQIDHPLSSTTSGLVEVQSILSGIKGIKFVYFTNRDVVRHKLVKKIIDAYEKYYKNRNGNRNLSEDKENKNK; encoded by the coding sequence ATGATTATTAAAAAACAGATTGAAATTTCCAACGAAGAAGCCCAATTCCTTTATGGTATAAGAGATGAAAATCTTGAATTTATAGAAAATCTTTTTGGGATTGAAATTTTTGCCAGAGGGAATTTACTGACATTTAAAGGGGAAAATGAAAAAGTAGAAAAAGTTTTAGAACTTTTACATGAAATCCTTAGAAATAGAGCAAAAAAGAAATTTATTACAAAAAGTGATATTCTTATGATGGTAAGAGATGATAAAGGAAAAGAAATAAAAGATGAAAAAACACAGGAAAAAAAAGACAGTAGTATCTGGATAAATTCAAAAAAAGATTTTGTTATACCAAAAACATCCACTCAAAAAAAATATGTAAAAGCAATAAGAAAATATGACCTTGTTGTTGGAATAGGACCTGCAGGAACAGGAAAAACATATCTTGCAGTTGCATGTGGAATTGAAGCGATTAAAAAAGGACAGTTTCAGAGATTTATTTTAACCAGACCTGCTCTTGAAGCAGGGGAACGACTTGGATTTTTGCCAGGTGATCTTGAAGAAAAGATTAAACCGTACCTTCAACCTATATATGATGCACTTTTTGACCTGCTTAAATATGAAGAGTTGAGAAGATGGCAGGAAAGAAAAATTATAGAAATTGTTCCACTTGCATATATGAGAGGTAGAACTTTAAGTAATGCTTTTATAATACTTGATGAAGCACAAAATACGAGTTTTGCACAAATGAAAATGTTTTTAACACGACTTGGTATTGATTCAAAAATTGTTATAACAGGTGATATAACCCAGATTGACCATCCTTTATCTTCAACAACTTCAGGGCTTGTAGAAGTTCAAAGTATTCTTTCAGGGATAAAAGGGATTAAATTTGTTTACTTTACCAATAGAGATGTTGTAAGACATAAACTTGTCAAAAAAATCATAGATGCTTATGAGAAATACTACAAAAATAGAAATGGAAATAGAAATCTTTCAGAGGATAAGGAAAATAAAAATAAATAA